A region of Candidatus Cloacimonadota bacterium DNA encodes the following proteins:
- a CDS encoding T9SS type A sorting domain-containing protein codes for MSKSFAFALACLWLAAACLGAEADVPKALPESFSRPVELMSTPSPEKASSDQKTTPSWIFSKLPTSIIHSYYDYMIGSFNNLPLNLIPSSAGGGYFLTWTGRGTPGGERMPYYGYLGYDGNMVNAARIETQSSGAHGMPAMVVDPVSGKPFYAWTQFVDSDPEAEIVLASDAFIAGIAGLFNPPQIVIDNPITITAPDGTVTTDNVFFWPSLAIGPSPVTNARRLYLLGRQNCNVYLAMADFTADDIEMETPLSWQYTSVPELNAWALEAEPRRTHLALEADPAGNVILAGYHDGDEVENDIDIFVCGFFGEGDWTRHSFSSRISTWNPGDYFSDDEGVPYTDDELHWELMNSGHLNATLDRSGRLHIVGLWGLANADGGFYSLLQFVKEAVFNPGGGNFVINDIFPKKSPLDIFNACYTPWDREYPFGEVDEFIYDPVNESYYPLINQDWPFPHWDQTAHEGSMMYYYNNIKVTRANPQGQLAVVWQDSNRARSWFAYQTPGYEAWEHTPEIYIAYSGCDGYYWFDPIVLNNVEIPEMANIKPMWVYPADQMLFTGYSGGGKMGKLGLMFYNDFTWGANVLDPPYHPDPDGGEVMFMELVIIDDSEADDPGQMPAPAILAQNWPNPFNPSTSISFELRQPGQARLEIFDLRGRLVTTLLDKELGTGIHIEDWDGTDANGAPVASGVYFYRLSAGGTSVSRKMLLLKLQPNP; via the coding sequence ATGAGCAAGAGCTTTGCTTTCGCGCTGGCCTGTCTGTGGCTGGCTGCTGCATGCCTGGGGGCAGAAGCGGATGTGCCGAAGGCCCTTCCCGAATCATTTTCGCGCCCGGTGGAGCTGATGTCAACGCCTTCACCGGAAAAAGCTTCGTCAGACCAAAAGACCACGCCATCCTGGATCTTTAGCAAACTTCCCACCTCGATCATACATAGCTACTACGACTACATGATCGGCAGCTTCAACAACCTGCCCCTTAACCTCATCCCCTCCAGCGCTGGCGGCGGTTATTTCCTCACCTGGACAGGGCGTGGCACACCCGGCGGCGAACGCATGCCCTATTACGGCTATCTCGGCTACGATGGAAACATGGTCAACGCTGCCCGGATCGAAACCCAGAGCAGCGGCGCGCACGGCATGCCGGCAATGGTGGTGGACCCCGTTAGCGGAAAGCCTTTCTACGCCTGGACCCAGTTTGTGGACTCGGACCCGGAAGCCGAGATCGTGCTCGCCTCAGATGCTTTCATAGCCGGCATTGCCGGTTTGTTCAACCCTCCCCAGATCGTCATCGACAACCCCATCACCATCACCGCTCCGGACGGGACTGTGACCACAGACAACGTTTTCTTCTGGCCCAGCCTGGCTATCGGTCCCTCCCCGGTGACGAATGCGCGCAGGCTTTATCTGCTGGGACGGCAGAACTGTAACGTCTATCTGGCCATGGCGGATTTCACGGCCGATGATATCGAAATGGAGACCCCCCTAAGCTGGCAGTACACCAGCGTTCCGGAACTCAACGCCTGGGCGCTGGAAGCCGAGCCGCGCAGGACCCATCTGGCCCTGGAGGCGGACCCCGCCGGCAATGTCATCCTGGCCGGATATCACGACGGCGATGAGGTTGAGAATGATATCGACATCTTCGTCTGCGGCTTTTTTGGGGAGGGAGACTGGACGCGCCACAGCTTCAGCAGCCGGATTTCCACCTGGAATCCAGGCGACTATTTCTCCGATGACGAAGGCGTTCCCTACACGGATGACGAACTTCACTGGGAACTGATGAACTCCGGCCATCTAAACGCCACCCTGGACAGAAGCGGCAGGCTGCACATCGTGGGTCTTTGGGGCCTGGCCAACGCGGATGGCGGGTTTTACTCTCTCCTCCAGTTCGTGAAGGAAGCAGTTTTCAACCCTGGTGGCGGCAATTTCGTTATCAACGACATCTTTCCCAAAAAAAGTCCCCTCGATATCTTCAATGCCTGTTACACACCCTGGGACAGGGAATATCCTTTCGGCGAGGTGGATGAATTCATCTACGATCCGGTGAACGAAAGCTATTATCCCCTCATCAACCAGGACTGGCCTTTCCCCCACTGGGACCAGACCGCCCATGAAGGCAGCATGATGTATTACTACAACAACATCAAGGTCACCCGCGCCAACCCCCAGGGCCAGTTGGCTGTGGTCTGGCAGGATTCAAACCGCGCCCGTTCATGGTTCGCTTACCAAACCCCGGGCTATGAGGCTTGGGAACACACACCTGAAATCTATATAGCCTATTCGGGCTGTGATGGCTACTATTGGTTCGACCCGATCGTGCTCAACAACGTGGAGATTCCCGAAATGGCGAATATCAAGCCGATGTGGGTCTATCCCGCTGACCAGATGCTGTTCACGGGCTATAGTGGTGGAGGAAAAATGGGGAAACTGGGCTTGATGTTCTACAACGATTTCACCTGGGGCGCGAATGTTTTGGACCCGCCCTACCATCCTGATCCCGACGGTGGCGAGGTAATGTTTATGGAGCTGGTGATCATTGATGATTCGGAAGCCGACGATCCCGGCCAGATGCCCGCTCCGGCGATTCTGGCGCAGAATTGGCCCAATCCCTTCAATCCCAGCACCAGCATCAGTTTTGAGCTGCGGCAGCCCGGCCAGGCCCGGCTGGAAATCTTCGACCTCCGCGGAAGGCTGGTGACCACCCTGCTGGACAAAGAGTTGGGAACAGGGATACACATCGAGGACTGGGACGGAACCGACGCGAACGGTGCCCCGGTGGCCAGCGGAGTCTATTTTTACCGCCTCAGCGCAGGAGGAACGAGCGTCAGCCGCAAAATGCTATTGCTGAAGTTACAGCCCAATCCCTAA
- a CDS encoding formate--tetrahydrofolate ligase yields the protein MPTDLEIARKIKLQPIDAIAAGIGLAPEDLEHYGEYKAKVRYSALERIKDNKPGKLILVSAITPTPAGEGKTTVAIGLSQALNLSGKSSIVAIREPSLGPVFGIKGGAAGGGWSQVLPMEDINLHFTGDFHAITTANNTLAALVDNYIYFNNELNLDPRRITWKRVLDVNDRMLRKIVIGLGGSKQGFPREDGFDITPASEIMAILCLSNNMEELKEKIGNITVGFTFDGEPVHVNQLGYEGAIAALLKDALQPNLVQTTENTPAFVHGGPFANIAQGANSIIATKAALRLSEYVITEAGFGFDLGAEKFFDLVCPYGKLCTDAVVLVATIRALKLHGGKRLKDINEPDPKAVEAGLENLAKHLENIDKFGMKSIVAINRFPNDTDEEIGLVSDFVASKGFESSVVNYHAEGGKGGLELAEQVIGMVDNEICHYHGLYDWDSPVKDKIFTIASQIYGAQNVDYTMEAKADLKRINKYGYDKLPICIAKTQKSLSDNPELIGRPKDFLVTVRRIVISSGAGFLVPITGEIMRMPGLPKHPAAETIDVEEDGDIRGLF from the coding sequence ATGCCCACTGATCTAGAAATCGCAAGAAAGATAAAGTTGCAGCCGATTGATGCCATCGCGGCTGGAATCGGCCTGGCGCCGGAGGATTTGGAACATTACGGTGAGTACAAGGCCAAGGTGCGCTATTCCGCTTTGGAGAGGATCAAAGACAATAAGCCCGGGAAACTTATCCTGGTTTCGGCCATCACCCCCACCCCCGCGGGAGAAGGGAAAACCACCGTTGCCATCGGTCTTTCCCAGGCGCTGAACCTGAGCGGCAAAAGCTCGATAGTGGCCATCCGTGAACCTTCTCTGGGACCGGTTTTCGGCATCAAGGGAGGCGCGGCTGGCGGCGGTTGGAGCCAGGTTTTGCCGATGGAGGACATCAACCTGCATTTCACGGGCGATTTTCACGCCATCACCACCGCAAACAACACCCTCGCGGCGCTGGTGGACAACTATATCTATTTTAACAACGAGCTCAACCTCGATCCCCGGCGCATCACCTGGAAAAGAGTGCTGGACGTGAATGACCGCATGCTGCGCAAAATCGTGATCGGACTGGGAGGCAGCAAACAAGGTTTTCCGCGGGAAGACGGTTTTGACATCACCCCCGCCAGCGAAATCATGGCCATTCTTTGCCTGTCAAACAACATGGAGGAATTGAAGGAAAAGATCGGCAACATCACTGTCGGCTTCACCTTTGACGGTGAGCCGGTGCACGTGAATCAGCTTGGTTACGAGGGCGCGATCGCCGCCCTGCTGAAAGACGCGTTGCAGCCAAATCTGGTGCAGACCACAGAAAACACGCCTGCCTTCGTTCACGGAGGTCCATTTGCCAACATCGCCCAGGGCGCCAATTCCATCATCGCCACCAAAGCCGCGCTGCGCCTTTCGGAGTACGTTATAACGGAAGCGGGTTTCGGCTTCGACCTGGGCGCGGAGAAGTTTTTCGATCTGGTGTGCCCCTATGGCAAACTCTGCACGGATGCCGTGGTGCTGGTAGCCACGATTCGGGCTCTCAAGCTTCACGGCGGCAAGAGATTAAAGGATATCAACGAACCTGATCCCAAAGCCGTGGAAGCCGGACTGGAAAACCTAGCCAAGCATCTGGAGAACATCGACAAATTCGGCATGAAGTCAATCGTGGCCATCAACCGCTTTCCAAACGATACAGACGAGGAAATCGGACTGGTGAGCGATTTTGTTGCCTCCAAAGGCTTTGAGTCATCCGTTGTGAATTACCACGCAGAGGGCGGGAAAGGCGGCTTGGAGCTGGCAGAGCAGGTGATCGGCATGGTGGACAATGAGATATGCCACTATCACGGCCTTTACGACTGGGACAGCCCGGTGAAGGATAAGATATTCACCATCGCCAGCCAGATCTATGGCGCACAGAATGTTGACTATACCATGGAAGCAAAAGCCGATTTGAAAAGAATCAACAAATACGGTTACGACAAGCTGCCAATCTGCATCGCCAAAACCCAGAAATCGCTTTCCGACAACCCTGAACTGATCGGACGCCCCAAGGATTTTTTGGTGACCGTCCGCAGGATAGTGATTTCCAGTGGCGCCGGCTTTCTGGTGCCGATCACAGGTGAAATCATGCGCATGCCGGGACTGCCGAAACATCCGGCTGCCGAAACCATTGACGTGGAAGAAGATGGGGATATCAGAGGTCTGTTTTGA